The Kineothrix sp. MB12-C1 genome includes a window with the following:
- a CDS encoding DegV family protein, translating to MLKIITDSASDLPGQYIQEHQLHVIPTPVVIDEIDYLDGQTIQTSEFYGILDDTKRDVKTYHINPAMFEEAFLPYAKKGDIIIYLCFSTGIAGTFNAANIAKANVIEQYPNFDLTIIDSKCASIGFGLLVSKLVTMLENGASKEILLEAADYYISHVHHVFTVQTLAYLIKGGRLSKFKGVIAETLDIKPVLIVDKTGSLQVIKTVRGRKKSLRTLVDYVKENTQGLSSQTIAFCHGEDREALSFVLGLSDELLTSKDRLISTVGCAIGAHTGRGVIGICFFDAPDGKYAQYL from the coding sequence ATGCTTAAAATCATTACGGATTCTGCTTCCGATTTACCGGGGCAATATATTCAAGAGCATCAATTGCATGTTATCCCTACTCCAGTCGTTATCGATGAGATTGATTATCTGGACGGACAGACGATTCAAACTTCTGAATTCTATGGGATTCTGGACGATACGAAAAGAGATGTGAAGACCTATCATATCAATCCTGCTATGTTCGAAGAAGCATTCCTCCCCTATGCGAAAAAGGGCGATATTATTATTTATCTTTGCTTCTCCACCGGTATTGCAGGTACCTTCAATGCTGCAAATATTGCCAAGGCTAACGTCATAGAGCAGTATCCCAACTTCGATCTTACTATTATCGATTCCAAATGTGCTTCCATAGGCTTTGGGCTGCTCGTATCCAAGCTGGTCACGATGTTGGAAAACGGTGCTTCTAAGGAAATACTTCTGGAAGCTGCCGATTATTATATTTCTCATGTACATCATGTGTTTACCGTTCAAACCTTAGCTTACCTTATTAAAGGCGGCCGGCTTTCCAAATTCAAAGGAGTCATTGCAGAAACCTTGGATATAAAACCTGTTCTTATCGTGGATAAGACCGGAAGCCTTCAAGTAATAAAGACCGTGCGCGGACGCAAAAAGTCTCTGAGAACACTGGTGGATTATGTAAAAGAAAACACACAAGGGCTTTCTTCGCAGACAATCGCTTTCTGCCATGGCGAAGACAGAGAAGCACTTTCCTTTGTTCTCGGCCTATCCGATGAATTATTGACGTCAAAAGATAGGTTAATATCTACCGTTGGCTGCGCGATAGGGGCACATACAGGTCGAGGTGTGATTGGTATCTGCTTCTTCGATGCTCCCGACGGCAAATATGCCCAATACTTATAA
- a CDS encoding glycoside hydrolase family 3 C-terminal domain-containing protein, which produces MELKYNEIISQMSLEEKCYMFSGKDFWLTRSVERVGIKSIMLADGPHGVRKQEGRGDQLGIHGSVPATCFPTAAATANSWDPSLGEEIGRCLGEEAASQGVGVILGPGLNIKRNPLCGRNFEYFSEDPYLAGKMAAGYIRGIQENGVSACPKHFAANSQEIRRMASDSVMDERTLREIYLTAFEIAVKESKAKSIMSSYNRINGVYANENKHLLQDILRDEWGFDGFVVSDWGGSNDHVEGVRAGAHLEMPTTGGDSDEELIQAVKDGKIDERLIDKRLDELLDVIFSAGAAVEKASGKAFDVEAHHQMAEKASEESIVLLKNEDAILPLKKGTAVALIGDFAKTPRYQGAGSSVVNPTKLDSAKEMIERFELNVAGFEEGYTRIGPKNAALQNKAVELAKKADVVLLYLGLNEVSEAEGLERPHMKMPENQISLLDAIEKVNKNIVVVMSAGSSVEMPWLSKCKALIHGYLCGQAGASAMLKVIMGEVNPSGKLSETYPLTYEDTPSAPYFPSRQRNAEYREGLFVGYRYFETVGKEVLFPFGYGMSYTTFTYSDLQIEKHKKNMENPATVTFTITNTGKMDGAEVAQIYVNAKAPAVYRPAKELKGFKKIFLKAGESKKVTIPLDDKAFRYFNVKTNRFEVEGGEYKIMVGASVADIRLAGSVVMEGTNATSPYDMANLPSYANGDILSITDKEWEELLGHEIPDGSWSGTLEANDAICQLYYAKSAPARLVYKILTRMLDKSLKKGKPDLNILFIYNMTFRGIGKMTGGMVSSYMVDGIMRIINGHFFGGLRQVISGFFKQRKVVKKADRMK; this is translated from the coding sequence ATGGAATTGAAATATAATGAGATTATTTCACAGATGTCTCTGGAAGAAAAATGCTATATGTTCTCCGGCAAGGATTTTTGGCTGACCAGAAGCGTAGAGCGTGTTGGAATAAAGAGCATCATGTTGGCGGACGGCCCGCATGGGGTTAGAAAACAAGAAGGCAGGGGGGATCAATTGGGTATACATGGTTCTGTTCCCGCTACCTGTTTTCCGACGGCAGCAGCGACTGCAAATAGCTGGGATCCGTCTCTTGGTGAAGAAATCGGGCGCTGCCTGGGCGAGGAAGCGGCCAGCCAGGGTGTAGGCGTTATTTTGGGACCGGGCCTGAATATTAAAAGAAACCCGCTGTGCGGCCGTAATTTTGAGTATTTTTCTGAGGACCCGTATCTTGCGGGAAAGATGGCGGCCGGTTATATCAGGGGAATTCAGGAAAACGGTGTGTCTGCCTGTCCGAAGCACTTTGCGGCAAATTCTCAAGAGATAAGGCGCATGGCGAGTGATTCAGTCATGGACGAGAGAACTTTACGGGAGATTTATTTGACCGCTTTTGAAATCGCGGTCAAGGAATCGAAGGCAAAGAGTATCATGTCGTCATACAACCGTATAAACGGGGTCTATGCCAATGAGAATAAGCATCTGCTGCAGGACATTCTTCGGGATGAATGGGGATTTGACGGATTTGTGGTTTCGGACTGGGGGGGAAGCAACGACCATGTGGAAGGAGTAAGGGCGGGTGCCCATCTGGAGATGCCTACCACAGGCGGTGACAGCGATGAAGAGCTGATTCAGGCGGTAAAGGATGGAAAAATCGATGAGAGGCTGATTGATAAGCGATTAGATGAGCTTTTGGATGTTATTTTTTCCGCAGGAGCGGCGGTAGAGAAGGCTTCAGGAAAAGCCTTTGATGTGGAAGCGCATCATCAGATGGCGGAAAAAGCCAGTGAAGAGAGCATTGTTCTGTTGAAAAATGAAGATGCTATTCTTCCGCTTAAGAAGGGGACTGCCGTGGCCCTTATCGGGGATTTTGCAAAGACACCACGGTATCAGGGAGCAGGTTCATCTGTAGTGAATCCCACAAAGTTGGATTCCGCAAAGGAAATGATTGAGCGCTTCGAGTTAAATGTAGCTGGGTTTGAGGAGGGATACACCAGGATCGGGCCGAAAAATGCCGCGCTGCAAAACAAGGCAGTGGAGCTTGCAAAGAAGGCGGACGTTGTGCTTTTGTATCTGGGGCTGAATGAGGTTTCAGAAGCAGAGGGGCTTGAACGCCCTCATATGAAGATGCCGGAGAACCAGATTTCTCTGTTAGATGCAATTGAAAAAGTAAACAAAAATATTGTGGTGGTTATGTCGGCAGGTTCTTCAGTGGAGATGCCCTGGCTTTCAAAGTGCAAGGCGTTAATCCATGGATATCTGTGCGGCCAGGCGGGAGCGTCAGCTATGCTGAAAGTGATTATGGGGGAAGTGAATCCGTCAGGGAAGCTTTCAGAGACTTATCCGCTTACGTATGAGGATACGCCGTCTGCTCCCTATTTCCCATCAAGGCAGAGGAATGCGGAATACAGAGAAGGCTTATTTGTGGGTTATCGGTATTTTGAAACGGTGGGTAAGGAGGTGTTATTCCCGTTCGGATACGGAATGAGTTATACCACCTTTACCTATTCCGATCTTCAAATTGAAAAACATAAAAAAAATATGGAAAATCCGGCGACGGTGACATTCACAATCACTAATACAGGAAAAATGGATGGTGCAGAGGTAGCACAAATATATGTAAATGCCAAGGCGCCTGCTGTGTACCGCCCGGCAAAAGAGCTAAAGGGTTTTAAAAAAATATTTCTGAAGGCCGGCGAGAGCAAAAAGGTCACGATTCCCTTGGATGATAAGGCATTCCGATATTTTAATGTAAAAACAAACCGTTTTGAGGTTGAAGGCGGCGAGTATAAGATTATGGTAGGCGCCTCTGTAGCGGATATTCGTTTAGCGGGAAGTGTAGTTATGGAAGGTACAAATGCAACCTCTCCGTACGATATGGCAAACCTGCCCAGTTATGCGAATGGGGATATTTTATCGATAACGGACAAGGAGTGGGAAGAACTGCTGGGGCATGAAATTCCGGACGGAAGTTGGAGTGGGACACTGGAAGCAAATGACGCAATCTGTCAGTTATACTATGCGAAAAGTGCACCGGCAAGGCTGGTCTATAAGATATTGACAAGGATGCTGGATAAGAGCTTGAAAAAAGGAAAACCGGATTTGAACATCCTGTTTATTTACAATATGACCTTTAGGGGAATCGGAAAAATGACAGGCGGAATGGTCAGCAGTTATATGGTAGACGGAATCATGAGGATTATCAACGGGCACTTTTTTGGAGGACTTAGACAGGTGATCTCCGGATTTTTCAAACAAAGAAAAGTTGTGAAAAAGGCGGATAGAATGAAGTAG
- a CDS encoding glycoside hydrolase family 3 protein, translating into MGFIWAHKKTKIWFIVTAIVLVLEITVTAVLLSVPIVTNSLSLVFGGERANVVEDNRVEWYDRQYSSKEEVLNAANDFVVEVEKEGIVLLKNENDVLPLSADGVRVSVFGKNSVNIVYSGSGSGSSSNSATHKTLYESLDAAGISYNETLKGFYENSGKSGSGRPANPAMTSGQRLPGFETGETQMDSYTSDVTGSYADYQDAAIVVFSRIGGEGFDLPRTMADSFGGGAVSGASSADSHYLKLDANEKALLEHVKDNFSNVIVVLNVGTTMEIPELKADEGIDSILWMGFPGATGVMALGQILTGIDTEGNQISPSGHTVDTWVADFTMDPTWYNSGIYGSEFGNRYLYGGDKTDYAFVNYEEGIYVGYRYYETRGHEETAKNPQSTWYEDSVVYPFGYGLSYTTFDWNVSFAEADGSTITADDTLEVSVTVKNTGDYAGKDVVELYYSAPYDYEGPAIEKAHVVLGDFAKTGLLAPGEEETITLTLDVKNMKSYDYADANENGFSGYELEAGDYNIIVGSDSHTAKASAVYTLNDSVQMPTDMNADGEEAEVVNAFDDVSAGIFGTDTYASYVSRKDFAGTVPTAYLDDSERTLTDELKEALDESIKRKYTEPDEGKPWEVTGDAPSATPVNNGLSLRDMLYAEDGSYVGEVSFDDPRWETLLDEISLEEMKNLVGFGAFRTNEVKGIDGVVGKPLTIDADGPSGFTSFLSESVVYGTCAYQAECVMGSTWNVALAERMGELVGEEGLAGNEKGDGLPYSGWYAPAVNIHRSPFAGRNWEYYSEDGLLSGKFAAGVIRGAEKKGVYCYVKHFAINDQETDREYNGILVWANEQAMREIYLLPFEITVKEGGATGMMSSFNRLGMKWAGGSYALLTQVLRDEWGFHGSVITDYSLNTYTHVDEMIRAGGDLFLTQDAKTFAMADDATQIKLLRQATKNILYSVVNSNAMSIQADGYLLPIWMLVMIFVDITIIAALILWGVFAIRSVKSGKSMKKA; encoded by the coding sequence ATGGGTTTTATTTGGGCTCATAAAAAAACAAAAATCTGGTTTATTGTGACAGCTATCGTACTTGTTCTGGAAATTACGGTAACGGCTGTTCTATTGAGCGTGCCCATTGTTACAAATTCATTAAGCCTTGTTTTTGGCGGAGAACGCGCCAATGTGGTAGAAGATAACAGAGTTGAATGGTATGACAGACAGTATTCCAGTAAGGAAGAAGTATTAAACGCAGCAAATGATTTTGTGGTCGAGGTGGAAAAGGAAGGAATCGTACTTCTCAAAAATGAAAATGACGTACTTCCCCTGTCTGCAGATGGCGTACGTGTCAGTGTGTTCGGCAAGAACTCGGTGAATATTGTTTATTCCGGTTCCGGTTCCGGCAGCAGTAGTAATTCAGCAACGCATAAGACGTTATATGAGAGTCTGGATGCAGCGGGAATCTCCTATAATGAAACACTTAAGGGTTTTTATGAAAATTCCGGCAAATCCGGCAGCGGAAGACCGGCAAATCCTGCCATGACATCAGGACAGAGGCTGCCCGGTTTCGAAACAGGGGAAACGCAGATGGATTCTTATACATCTGATGTGACGGGCAGTTATGCAGATTATCAGGATGCGGCAATCGTTGTTTTCTCCAGAATCGGCGGAGAAGGCTTTGACCTTCCCAGGACAATGGCAGACAGTTTTGGCGGCGGCGCCGTTTCGGGGGCTTCCTCTGCGGATAGCCATTATCTGAAATTGGACGCAAATGAAAAAGCGCTTTTGGAGCATGTAAAAGATAATTTTTCCAATGTTATTGTTGTTCTGAATGTGGGTACCACCATGGAAATACCGGAATTAAAGGCAGATGAAGGAATCGATTCCATTCTCTGGATGGGATTTCCGGGGGCAACGGGTGTTATGGCTTTGGGACAGATTTTGACAGGAATAGATACGGAAGGGAACCAGATTAGCCCCTCCGGTCATACGGTAGATACCTGGGTTGCAGATTTTACGATGGATCCGACCTGGTACAATAGCGGCATTTATGGAAGTGAATTCGGCAACCGTTATCTCTATGGCGGTGACAAAACGGATTATGCTTTTGTAAACTATGAAGAAGGTATTTATGTAGGATATCGTTATTATGAGACCCGCGGACATGAGGAGACGGCAAAGAACCCGCAGTCCACATGGTATGAAGACAGCGTAGTCTATCCCTTCGGGTATGGTCTTTCCTATACTACGTTTGACTGGAATGTTTCCTTTGCGGAAGCTGATGGAAGCACTATTACGGCAGATGATACGCTAGAGGTATCCGTGACGGTTAAAAATACCGGAGATTATGCAGGAAAAGATGTTGTAGAGTTGTATTACAGCGCACCTTATGATTATGAAGGGCCTGCAATTGAAAAGGCACATGTTGTTTTAGGTGATTTTGCCAAAACAGGACTTCTGGCTCCGGGAGAAGAAGAGACGATTACGCTTACTCTGGATGTGAAGAATATGAAGTCTTATGACTATGCGGACGCCAATGAGAATGGTTTCAGCGGCTACGAGCTGGAAGCAGGGGATTACAATATCATCGTAGGAAGCGATTCACATACGGCGAAGGCGAGTGCAGTATATACCTTGAATGACAGTGTGCAGATGCCCACTGATATGAATGCAGACGGCGAAGAAGCAGAAGTTGTAAATGCATTTGATGATGTGAGTGCCGGTATTTTCGGGACGGACACCTATGCATCCTATGTATCCCGTAAAGATTTTGCCGGTACGGTTCCCACAGCCTATTTGGACGACAGTGAAAGAACCCTGACAGATGAATTAAAGGAAGCGCTAGATGAATCGATCAAGCGTAAATACACAGAGCCTGATGAAGGGAAGCCATGGGAAGTAACGGGAGATGCGCCCTCTGCCACACCGGTAAATAACGGGCTGTCTCTGAGGGATATGCTTTATGCCGAGGACGGAAGTTACGTAGGAGAGGTGTCCTTCGATGACCCGCGCTGGGAAACGCTGCTGGATGAAATATCCCTTGAGGAGATGAAGAATCTGGTCGGTTTCGGCGCTTTCCGCACCAATGAAGTAAAGGGCATTGACGGGGTAGTCGGCAAACCGCTCACGATAGATGCAGATGGTCCTAGCGGGTTTACGAGCTTTTTATCGGAATCAGTCGTATACGGGACTTGTGCTTATCAGGCAGAATGTGTAATGGGCTCCACCTGGAATGTTGCTCTGGCAGAGAGAATGGGCGAGCTGGTAGGTGAAGAAGGTCTTGCAGGCAATGAAAAAGGTGACGGATTGCCTTATTCCGGTTGGTATGCACCGGCCGTGAATATCCACCGTTCTCCTTTTGCAGGAAGAAACTGGGAATACTACAGCGAGGACGGCCTGCTGTCCGGCAAATTCGCCGCGGGTGTGATTCGGGGAGCAGAGAAAAAGGGCGTCTACTGTTACGTGAAGCATTTTGCAATCAACGATCAGGAGACGGATCGTGAATATAACGGTATTCTCGTATGGGCGAATGAACAGGCAATGCGGGAGATTTATCTGTTGCCTTTTGAGATTACAGTGAAAGAAGGCGGGGCAACAGGCATGATGTCTTCCTTCAACCGTTTAGGTATGAAATGGGCAGGAGGCAGCTATGCACTGCTTACACAGGTGCTTCGTGATGAATGGGGCTTCCATGGTTCGGTCATTACGGACTATAGCTTAAATACCTATACACACGTGGACGAGATGATTCGTGCCGGCGGCGACCTGTTCTTAACGCAGGATGCCAAGACATTTGCCATGGCTGATGATGCAACGCAGATTAAGCTTCTTCGTCAGGCGACAAAGAATATTTTGTATTCGGTTGTCAACAGCAATGCCATGAGTATCCAAGCAGATGGCTATCTGCTGCCGATATGGATGCTGGTGATGATATTTGTGGATATTACCATTATTGCGGCTTTGATCCTTTGGGGCGTGTTTGCAATCCGTTCCGTAAAAAGTGGGAAAAGCATGAAAAAAGCGTAA
- a CDS encoding GtrA family protein — protein MKFFESFWEKNPKAARWIREGGLFIIFSYVITFLKYLMLLFLPALFASYKNNGWGWPAIEGSLFGASFTFNIIGYTVADGGMAYMFANLISSFLGECINFPLQRNITFRSKGPLKLQIPLYFLGWVVIFLVVNAINSIWVGAAKVLLPAAVYNIGTTILTGGVAMVVFFVINKIIFAESFGKKKI, from the coding sequence ATGAAGTTTTTTGAAAGTTTTTGGGAAAAAAATCCAAAGGCTGCCAGGTGGATTAGAGAAGGCGGACTATTTATCATTTTTAGTTATGTAATCACGTTTTTGAAATATCTGATGTTACTGTTTTTGCCGGCGTTGTTTGCGTCCTATAAAAATAATGGCTGGGGATGGCCGGCAATTGAAGGAAGCTTATTTGGAGCGAGTTTTACTTTTAATATCATTGGATATACCGTTGCAGACGGAGGTATGGCATACATGTTTGCAAATCTTATTTCCAGTTTTTTGGGGGAATGCATCAATTTCCCGCTGCAGAGAAATATTACATTCCGCAGTAAAGGCCCCCTTAAGCTGCAGATACCTCTTTATTTTCTTGGATGGGTCGTAATCTTTTTAGTAGTAAATGCCATCAACAGTATCTGGGTTGGTGCGGCAAAGGTCCTGCTTCCGGCAGCAGTTTATAATATTGGAACAACTATCTTGACCGGAGGAGTAGCAATGGTTGTATTTTTTGTCATCAACAAAATTATTTTTGCAGAGAGCTTCGGAAAGAAAAAAATATGA
- the spoVT gene encoding stage V sporulation protein T translates to MKATGIVRRIDDLGRIVIPKEIRRTLRIRESDPLEIFTDREGEIILKKYSPIGEMTTFAKQYAESLAQVSGHTALITDRDQFIAVSGGYKSLLGKSLSRELEEKINNRETIIAAKGDRNFIPISTDSGEEFFHEAINPIICEGDVIGAVILVENEEKGKMGEVEQKLILSAAGFLGRQMEQ, encoded by the coding sequence ATGAAAGCAACAGGCATTGTAAGAAGAATAGACGACCTTGGCCGTATTGTTATACCTAAAGAAATTAGGAGAACCCTTCGCATCAGAGAATCGGATCCGCTGGAGATATTTACCGATAGAGAGGGAGAGATTATCTTGAAAAAATATTCCCCCATTGGAGAGATGACAACCTTCGCAAAACAGTATGCAGAAAGTCTCGCTCAAGTCTCCGGACATACCGCTTTGATTACCGATAGGGATCAATTTATCGCTGTATCAGGCGGATATAAAAGTTTACTAGGGAAATCTCTTAGCAGAGAATTAGAGGAAAAGATTAATAACAGGGAAACTATCATCGCAGCAAAGGGTGACCGCAACTTTATCCCTATTTCTACCGATAGCGGAGAGGAATTTTTTCATGAAGCAATCAATCCTATTATTTGTGAAGGGGATGTTATCGGAGCGGTAATACTTGTCGAAAATGAAGAAAAAGGAAAAATGGGAGAAGTGGAACAAAAGCTCATTTTATCGGCGGCAGGATTTCTTGGAAGACAAATGGAACAATAA
- a CDS encoding nicotinate phosphoribosyltransferase produces the protein MDRQNLTLLTDLYELTMMQGYFKNKSQNETVIFDVFYRTNPSDGGYAISAGLEQVIQYIKELRFSEEDIAYLASLSIFAPDFLNYLRDFRFTGDIYAIPEGTVIFPREPIVKVIAPVMQAQLVETAILNIINHQSLIATKASRVCYAARGDGIMEFGLRRAQGPDAGVYGARAAMIGGCVGTSNVLCGQLFNVPVKGTHAHSWIMSFPDEYTAFKTYAEMYPSACILLVDTYDTLKSGVPNAIRVFKEMRKAGIPLSFYGIRLDSGDLAYLSKRARKMLDNAGFPDAVISASNDLDEFLIDSLKVQGAAITSWGVGTSLITSKDCPAFGGVYKLAAIKDKDGSFIPKIKLSENTEKVTNPGNKKIYRIYEKASGKIKADLICLVEEEFNENESLLLFDPLEPWKKTKLPGGSYTLREIMVPIFINGECCYESPKVMDIRAYCQKELDTLWDETRRLINPHKVYVDLSKKLYDIKIELLDRMSQS, from the coding sequence ATGGACCGACAAAATCTGACCTTGCTCACAGATCTGTACGAGCTAACTATGATGCAGGGCTATTTCAAAAACAAAAGTCAGAATGAAACTGTAATTTTTGATGTTTTTTACCGCACCAATCCAAGTGACGGCGGATATGCAATTTCTGCCGGACTAGAGCAGGTCATCCAGTACATTAAGGAGCTGCGCTTTTCTGAGGAGGATATCGCTTATCTTGCCAGCCTTAGTATTTTTGCACCGGATTTCCTTAATTATTTAAGGGATTTTCGCTTTACAGGAGATATATATGCGATTCCCGAAGGCACTGTTATCTTTCCCCGCGAACCAATAGTAAAAGTTATTGCGCCGGTGATGCAAGCCCAGCTTGTAGAAACTGCCATTTTAAATATTATTAACCACCAAAGTCTCATTGCGACCAAAGCTTCCCGCGTATGCTATGCTGCCAGAGGAGACGGAATTATGGAATTCGGCCTTCGTCGCGCACAAGGACCGGATGCAGGAGTCTACGGTGCAAGAGCCGCTATGATCGGTGGTTGTGTCGGCACCTCTAATGTTCTCTGCGGACAGCTCTTCAATGTTCCGGTGAAAGGTACCCATGCCCATAGCTGGATCATGAGTTTTCCCGATGAATACACCGCCTTTAAAACTTATGCTGAAATGTATCCCTCAGCCTGCATCTTGCTTGTAGATACCTACGACACATTGAAATCAGGTGTGCCTAACGCTATTCGCGTCTTCAAAGAGATGAGAAAAGCAGGGATTCCCCTTTCTTTCTACGGCATTCGTCTGGACAGCGGAGATTTGGCATACCTTTCCAAAAGAGCTCGGAAAATGCTGGACAATGCAGGTTTCCCTGATGCGGTCATCTCCGCCTCTAACGATTTGGACGAGTTTCTTATCGATAGCCTTAAGGTACAAGGCGCAGCCATTACTTCCTGGGGCGTGGGGACAAGTCTTATTACATCCAAAGACTGTCCGGCATTCGGCGGTGTCTATAAGTTGGCAGCAATTAAAGATAAGGATGGTTCCTTCATCCCTAAGATTAAATTATCTGAGAATACAGAAAAGGTTACAAATCCCGGAAATAAGAAGATTTATCGCATTTACGAAAAGGCCTCCGGTAAAATAAAAGCTGATTTAATCTGCTTGGTGGAAGAAGAGTTCAATGAAAATGAATCCCTTCTCTTATTCGATCCTTTAGAACCATGGAAAAAGACGAAACTTCCGGGAGGCAGCTACACTTTGCGCGAAATTATGGTTCCTATTTTCATCAATGGAGAATGCTGCTATGAATCGCCGAAAGTTATGGATATCCGGGCTTATTGCCAGAAAGAGCTGGATACTTTATGGGATGAAACAAGACGTCTGATTAACCCTCATAAGGTATATGTGGATCTATCCAAGAAGTTATACGACATTAAGATTGAGTTATTGGACCGCATGAGCCAATCCTAG